A genomic window from Serratia liquefaciens includes:
- the ftsL gene encoding cell division protein FtsL, producing the protein MIGNERHGLVGVIGGDLLRNAKIPLILLIASLVSAVFVVTTAHRTRLLTAEREQLVLERDALDIEWRNLILEENALGDHSRVERIATEKLQMQHVDPSQENIIVKQ; encoded by the coding sequence TTGATTGGCAACGAACGCCACGGTTTGGTCGGCGTAATTGGCGGCGATCTGCTGCGTAACGCCAAGATCCCACTGATTTTGCTGATTGCTTCGTTGGTGTCTGCGGTTTTCGTTGTGACCACCGCGCACCGCACCCGCTTGCTGACTGCCGAGCGCGAGCAGTTGGTTCTGGAGAGGGACGCTCTGGACATTGAGTGGCGCAACCTGATTCTTGAAGAGAATGCCCTTGGGGATCACAGTCGGGTAGAACGCATCGCAACGGAAAAGCTGCAGATGCAACATGTTGATCCATCTCAGGAAAATATCATCGTTAAACAATGA
- a CDS encoding peptidoglycan glycosyltransferase FtsI, translating to MKAARPGKLKRQEDQASFVSWRFALLCGCILLALVGLMLRVAYLQVINPDRLVKEGDMRSLRVQEVPTARGMISDRSGRPLAVSVPVNAIWADPKELNERGGITLDSRWKALSDALNVPLDQLSTRINANPKGRFVYLARQVNPAIGDYIRKLKLPGIYLRQESRRYYPSGQVTSHIIGVTNIDGQGIEGVEKSFDRWLTGQPGERTVRKDRFGRVIEDISSVDSQAAHNLVLSVDERLQALVYRELNNAVAFNKAESGTAVLVDVNTGEVLAMANSPSYNPNNMAGTPKETMRNRAITDIFEPGSTVKPMVVMTALQHGIVKENSVLNTVPYRINGKEIRDVARYAELSLTGILQKSSNVGVSRLALSMPSSALVDTYSRFGLGKATNLGLVGESSGIYPKKQRWSDIERATFSFGYGLMVTPLQLARVYATIGSLGVYRPLSITKVDPPVAGERVFPEPLVRTVVHMMESVALPGGGGVKAAIKGYRIAIKTGTAKKVGPDGKYVNRYIAYTAGVAPASNPRFALVVVINDPQGGKYYGGAISAPVFGAIMGGVLRTMNVEPDALPTAEKSDFVTNRKEGSGGRS from the coding sequence ATGAAAGCAGCACGCCCCGGTAAGTTGAAACGCCAGGAAGATCAGGCCAGCTTTGTAAGCTGGCGTTTTGCGTTGCTGTGCGGCTGTATTTTGCTGGCGTTGGTAGGGCTGATGCTGCGGGTAGCTTATCTGCAGGTGATTAACCCGGACCGCCTGGTGAAAGAAGGCGACATGCGTTCACTGCGCGTGCAGGAAGTACCGACTGCGCGCGGCATGATCAGCGATCGTTCAGGTCGCCCGCTGGCGGTAAGTGTGCCGGTGAATGCAATCTGGGCGGACCCGAAAGAGCTGAATGAGCGTGGTGGCATCACGCTGGACAGTCGCTGGAAGGCTCTATCCGATGCGCTGAATGTTCCGCTGGATCAGCTTTCTACCCGCATCAACGCCAACCCGAAAGGGCGCTTTGTCTACCTGGCCCGCCAGGTGAACCCGGCGATCGGCGACTACATTCGCAAGTTGAAACTGCCGGGGATTTACCTGCGTCAGGAATCCCGTCGCTACTATCCTTCCGGCCAGGTGACCTCGCACATTATTGGCGTGACCAACATTGACGGTCAGGGGATTGAAGGCGTCGAAAAGAGCTTTGACCGCTGGCTGACCGGGCAACCGGGCGAGAGAACCGTGCGTAAAGACCGCTTTGGCCGGGTCATCGAGGATATCTCCTCGGTGGACAGCCAGGCAGCGCATAACCTGGTGCTGAGCGTCGATGAGCGCTTGCAGGCATTGGTTTACCGCGAACTCAACAACGCCGTGGCCTTCAACAAGGCTGAATCCGGTACTGCGGTGCTGGTGGACGTGAATACCGGCGAAGTGTTGGCGATGGCCAACAGCCCGTCTTACAACCCGAACAATATGGCCGGTACGCCGAAAGAAACCATGCGTAACCGGGCTATCACCGATATTTTTGAGCCTGGCTCCACCGTAAAACCTATGGTGGTCATGACGGCATTGCAGCACGGTATTGTGAAAGAAAACAGCGTGTTGAATACCGTCCCTTACCGTATCAACGGCAAGGAAATCAGGGACGTTGCGCGTTACGCGGAACTCTCCCTGACCGGGATCTTGCAGAAGTCGAGTAACGTCGGCGTTTCACGGCTGGCGTTATCGATGCCGTCCTCAGCGTTAGTAGATACTTACTCTCGTTTTGGATTGGGAAAAGCGACCAATTTGGGGCTGGTCGGAGAAAGCAGTGGCATATACCCAAAAAAACAACGGTGGTCTGACATAGAGAGGGCCACCTTCTCTTTCGGCTATGGGCTAATGGTAACTCCGTTACAGTTAGCGCGAGTCTACGCAACGATCGGCAGTCTGGGCGTTTATCGCCCGCTGTCGATTACCAAAGTTGACCCACCGGTTGCCGGTGAGCGCGTCTTCCCCGAACCTCTGGTGCGCACCGTTGTGCACATGATGGAAAGCGTTGCCTTACCGGGCGGCGGCGGGGTTAAGGCGGCCATCAAGGGCTACCGCATTGCCATCAAAACCGGTACCGCCAAAAAGGTGGGCCCAGACGGCAAATACGTCAACAGATACATCGCTTATACCGCCGGCGTGGCGCCGGCCAGTAATCCTCGTTTTGCTCTGGTGGTGGTCATCAACGACCCGCAGGGTGGGAAATACTACGGTGGTGCGATCTCCGCACCGGTGTTTGGCGCCATCATGGGCGGCGTATTGCGCACCATGAACGTTGAGCCGGATGCGTTGCCTACCGCTGAGAAAAGCGATTTTGTAACTAACAGAAAAGAGGGTTCAGGTGGCAGATCGTAA
- the murE gene encoding UDP-N-acetylmuramoyl-L-alanyl-D-glutamate--2,6-diaminopimelate ligase, translating into MADRNLRDLLAPWVPTAPGRALREMTLDSRIAAAGDLFVAVVGHQTDGRRYIPQAIAQGVAAVIAEAEGQAEDGAITQMHGVPVIYLSQLNQRLSALAGRFYHEPAERLRLVGVTGTNGKTTTTQLLAQWGQLLGETSAVMGTVGNGLLGQVCPTENTTGSAVDVQHVLNELVDRGATFAAMEVSSHGLVQNRVAALPFAAAVFTNLSRDHLDYHGDMANYEAAKWSLFASHEVGQAIINADDEVGQRWLSQLPDAVAVTMQDNLQPGCHGRWLKTTAVNYHDNGATIHFSSSWGDGEIESRLMGAFNVSNLLLALATLLSLGYPLDELVATGNQLQPVCGRMEVFNAPGKPTVVVDYAHTPDALEKALEAARLHCQGQLWCVFGCGGDRDKGKRPLMGGIAEQFADRVVVTDDNPRTEEPQAIIADILTGLLDAGRALVIHGRAEAVTSAIMQAQEQDVVLVAGKGHEDYQLVGNRRLDYSDRTTVARLLGVVA; encoded by the coding sequence GTGGCAGATCGTAATTTGCGCGATTTACTCGCTCCGTGGGTGCCAACGGCTCCCGGGCGCGCGCTGCGGGAAATGACATTAGACAGCCGTATTGCGGCTGCCGGGGATCTGTTTGTCGCCGTTGTCGGCCATCAAACGGATGGACGCCGCTATATTCCGCAGGCCATCGCGCAGGGCGTAGCCGCTGTGATTGCCGAAGCTGAAGGCCAGGCCGAAGACGGCGCTATCACCCAAATGCACGGCGTGCCGGTGATTTACCTGAGCCAGCTCAACCAGCGCCTTTCCGCACTGGCCGGGCGTTTTTATCATGAACCGGCGGAACGTCTGCGTCTGGTCGGCGTCACGGGCACCAACGGCAAAACCACCACCACTCAGCTGCTGGCGCAGTGGGGCCAACTGCTGGGTGAGACCAGCGCCGTAATGGGCACCGTCGGCAATGGTTTGTTGGGCCAGGTTTGCCCGACTGAGAATACCACCGGCTCTGCGGTTGATGTTCAACACGTATTAAACGAGCTGGTCGATCGCGGCGCTACCTTCGCGGCGATGGAAGTTTCTTCCCACGGCCTGGTGCAAAACCGCGTGGCGGCGCTGCCGTTTGCCGCTGCGGTGTTCACCAACCTGAGCCGCGATCACCTGGACTACCACGGTGACATGGCCAATTACGAAGCGGCCAAGTGGTCGCTGTTCGCCAGTCACGAAGTGGGCCAGGCGATTATCAATGCCGATGACGAAGTCGGTCAGCGCTGGCTGAGCCAATTGCCGGATGCGGTCGCTGTCACCATGCAGGACAACCTGCAGCCTGGCTGCCACGGCCGCTGGCTGAAAACCACCGCGGTTAACTATCACGATAACGGCGCCACGATCCACTTCAGCTCAAGCTGGGGCGACGGTGAGATTGAAAGCCGCCTGATGGGGGCGTTTAACGTCAGCAACTTGCTGTTGGCATTGGCGACCCTGCTGTCGTTAGGGTATCCACTGGATGAACTGGTGGCCACCGGCAATCAGCTGCAACCCGTGTGTGGCCGAATGGAGGTCTTCAACGCGCCGGGTAAACCGACGGTGGTGGTCGATTATGCCCACACTCCAGATGCGCTGGAAAAAGCATTGGAAGCCGCGCGCCTGCACTGCCAGGGGCAGTTATGGTGCGTGTTTGGTTGCGGCGGCGATCGCGACAAGGGCAAGCGTCCGCTGATGGGCGGCATCGCCGAACAGTTCGCCGATCGCGTCGTTGTCACCGACGATAACCCTCGTACCGAAGAGCCGCAGGCGATCATCGCCGATATCCTGACCGGCCTGCTGGATGCCGGGCGTGCCCTGGTGATCCACGGCCGTGCGGAAGCCGTAACCAGCGCGATTATGCAGGCGCAAGAACAAGACGTGGTGCTGGTGGCCGGTAAGGGCCACGAGGATTACCAACTGGTGGGGAATCGCCGTCTGGATTACTCCGATCGCACCACCGTCGCGCGTTTGCTGGGGGTAGTAGCATGA
- the murF gene encoding UDP-N-acetylmuramoyl-tripeptide--D-alanyl-D-alanine ligase, whose amino-acid sequence MIPVSLQALADVLSAELIGADCQIVEVTTDTRQVTAGCLFVALKGERFDAHDFAVDAVAAGAGALLVSKRLLVDVPQLVVKDTRLALGQLAAWVRKQVPARVVALTGSSGKTSVKEMAAAILRECGEVLYTAGNFNNDIGVPLTLLRLQPQHDFAVIELGANHIGEIAYTTALTCPQTALVNNLAAAHLEGFGSLAGVAQAKGEIFTGLPADGVAIINADNNDWPHWQSMLEGKTVWRFSPQAAEGVDFFASDVQVNGEGTQFTLHSPFGTAPIALPLPGRHNVANALAATALAMSAGASLEAVRQGLKQLQAVPGRLFPIALAAGKLLLDDSYNANVGSMTAAAQVLAEMPGYRVMVVGDMAELGAEAEECHRQVGEAARLAGIDKVLGVGPLSQALIAASANGEHFQDKAAVTARVAELLSEHAVITVLIKGSRSAAMEQVVRALQEKAPC is encoded by the coding sequence ATGATCCCTGTCTCCCTTCAGGCACTGGCCGACGTATTGAGCGCTGAGCTGATCGGCGCCGATTGCCAAATCGTTGAGGTGACGACAGATACCCGTCAGGTAACCGCTGGTTGCCTGTTTGTGGCATTGAAAGGTGAGCGTTTCGACGCTCACGATTTTGCTGTTGATGCGGTAGCCGCAGGTGCTGGGGCACTGCTGGTAAGTAAGCGCTTATTGGTGGATGTCCCTCAACTAGTGGTGAAAGACACCCGTCTGGCGTTAGGCCAGTTGGCTGCCTGGGTACGCAAGCAGGTACCGGCCCGAGTCGTGGCGTTAACCGGCTCATCGGGCAAGACTTCGGTGAAAGAGATGGCTGCCGCTATCTTGCGTGAATGCGGCGAAGTGCTTTATACCGCCGGTAATTTCAATAATGACATCGGCGTGCCTTTGACGCTGCTGCGTTTGCAGCCGCAGCACGACTTTGCGGTGATTGAGCTGGGCGCTAACCACATTGGCGAAATCGCCTATACCACCGCATTAACTTGTCCGCAGACCGCCCTGGTGAATAACCTGGCGGCCGCTCACCTGGAAGGTTTTGGTTCTTTGGCCGGTGTTGCCCAGGCGAAGGGCGAAATTTTTACCGGCTTGCCGGCTGACGGCGTGGCGATCATCAACGCCGACAATAACGATTGGCCGCACTGGCAGAGCATGCTGGAGGGGAAAACCGTTTGGCGATTCTCTCCGCAGGCGGCAGAAGGCGTCGATTTCTTCGCCAGCGACGTGCAGGTCAACGGTGAAGGCACACAGTTTACGTTGCATAGCCCATTCGGTACTGCGCCTATCGCGCTGCCACTGCCAGGGCGTCATAACGTCGCCAACGCGTTGGCGGCAACGGCACTGGCAATGTCGGCCGGGGCATCGCTCGAGGCCGTGCGTCAGGGACTCAAGCAACTGCAGGCGGTGCCGGGGCGTTTGTTCCCCATTGCGCTGGCTGCCGGCAAGCTGCTGCTGGACGACAGCTACAACGCCAACGTCGGTTCGATGACCGCCGCTGCGCAGGTACTGGCGGAAATGCCAGGCTACCGCGTGATGGTGGTTGGCGACATGGCAGAGCTGGGGGCGGAAGCTGAAGAGTGCCATCGTCAGGTGGGCGAAGCGGCTCGGCTGGCGGGGATCGATAAGGTGCTGGGCGTAGGGCCATTGAGCCAAGCGCTGATTGCAGCCTCCGCTAACGGCGAACATTTTCAGGATAAGGCAGCGGTGACCGCGCGCGTGGCGGAATTACTGTCGGAACATGCGGTAATTACCGTGTTAATCAAGGGTTCACGTAGTGCCGCAATGGAGCAGGTAGTACGCGCGTTACAGGAGAAAGCACCATGTTAG
- the mraY gene encoding phospho-N-acetylmuramoyl-pentapeptide-transferase, with amino-acid sequence MLVWLAEHLVKYYSGFNVFSYLTFRAIVSLLTALFLSLWMGPRVIKRLQEMSFGQVVRNDGPESHFSKRGTPTMGGIMILTSITVSVLMWAYPSNPYVWCVLFVLVGYGIVGFVDDYRKVVRKDTKGLIARWKYFWQSVIALVVAFAMYAVGKDTPATELVVPFFKDIMPQLGLLYVLLAYFVIVGTSNAVNLTDGLDGLAIMPTVFVAAGFALVAWATGNMNFANYLHIPYLRHAGELVIVCTAIVGAGLGFLWFNTYPAQVFMGDVGSLALGGALGTIAVLLRQEFLLLIMGGVFVVETLSVILQVGSFKLRGQRIFRMAPIHHHYELKGWPEPRVIVRFWIISLMLVLIGLATLKVR; translated from the coding sequence ATGTTAGTTTGGCTGGCCGAACATTTGGTCAAATATTATTCCGGCTTCAACGTCTTTTCCTACCTGACGTTCCGAGCCATTGTCAGCCTGCTGACCGCGCTGTTCCTCTCCTTGTGGATGGGGCCGCGGGTGATCAAACGCCTGCAGGAGATGTCCTTCGGCCAGGTGGTGCGTAACGACGGTCCAGAGTCACATTTCAGCAAGCGTGGCACGCCGACCATGGGCGGCATCATGATCCTGACCTCCATCACCGTTTCGGTGTTGATGTGGGCTTATCCGTCCAACCCATATGTCTGGTGCGTGCTGTTCGTGCTGGTGGGTTATGGCATCGTCGGCTTCGTTGACGATTACCGCAAGGTGGTACGTAAAGACACCAAAGGGCTGATCGCTCGCTGGAAATACTTCTGGCAGTCGGTGATTGCGCTGGTGGTTGCTTTCGCCATGTATGCCGTAGGAAAAGACACGCCAGCCACCGAGCTGGTTGTGCCGTTCTTTAAGGACATCATGCCTCAGCTTGGCCTGTTATACGTGCTGCTGGCGTACTTTGTCATCGTGGGGACCAGCAACGCGGTCAACCTGACCGACGGGTTGGACGGCCTGGCGATTATGCCGACGGTGTTCGTGGCCGCCGGTTTTGCGCTGGTAGCCTGGGCGACCGGTAACATGAACTTCGCCAACTACCTGCATATTCCGTATCTGCGCCACGCCGGCGAACTGGTGATCGTCTGTACCGCCATTGTCGGTGCCGGCCTGGGCTTTTTGTGGTTCAACACCTATCCGGCTCAGGTCTTCATGGGCGACGTGGGTTCGTTGGCGCTGGGCGGCGCGTTGGGCACCATTGCGGTGTTGCTGCGCCAAGAGTTTTTGCTGTTGATTATGGGCGGCGTGTTCGTGGTTGAAACGCTGTCGGTGATTTTGCAGGTGGGGTCGTTCAAGCTGCGCGGACAACGTATTTTCCGCATGGCACCGATTCACCACCACTATGAATTGAAAGGCTGGCCGGAACCACGCGTGATCGTGCGCTTCTGGATTATTTCGCTGATGCTGGTGCTGATTGGCCTGGCGACGCTGAAGGTGCGGTAA
- the murD gene encoding UDP-N-acetylmuramoyl-L-alanine--D-glutamate ligase: MADYQGKKVVIIGLGLTGLSCVDFFMARGVTPRVMDTRISPPGLDKLPESVERHLGDLNQDWLLAADLIVASPGMALATPALSAAAEAGVEIVGDIELFCREAQAPIVAITGSNGKSTVTTLVGEMAKAAGWAVGVGGNIGLPALSLLRQECQLYVLELSSFQLETTYSLHAAAATILNVTEDHMDRYPFGLQQYRAAKLKVYENASLCVVNADDALTMPIRGADQRCISFGADVGDYHLNRQLGETWLRVRGEKILNTREMKLTGRHNYTNALAALALADAVNIPRASSLKALTTYTGLAHRFQLAWEHNGVRWINDSKATNVGSTEAALNGLQVDGTLHLLLGGDGKSADFSPLARYLQGDNVRLYCFGRDGEQLAQLRPEVATLTETMEQAMQTIAGRVQPGDMVLLSPACASLDQFRNFEVRGDEFARLAQELGG, from the coding sequence ATGGCGGATTATCAGGGTAAAAAAGTGGTCATCATCGGGCTGGGCCTCACCGGCCTGTCCTGTGTTGATTTCTTTATGGCGCGCGGCGTAACGCCACGCGTTATGGATACCCGCATTTCACCTCCAGGGCTGGACAAGCTGCCTGAAAGCGTTGAGCGACACCTTGGGGATTTGAATCAGGATTGGCTGTTGGCGGCGGATTTGATCGTCGCCAGCCCGGGCATGGCCTTGGCGACCCCGGCGTTGAGCGCTGCTGCCGAGGCGGGCGTAGAGATTGTCGGCGATATCGAATTGTTCTGCCGTGAAGCCCAGGCACCGATCGTGGCGATTACCGGTTCCAACGGGAAAAGTACCGTCACCACCCTGGTGGGTGAAATGGCGAAAGCCGCAGGTTGGGCGGTGGGCGTCGGTGGCAACATCGGTCTGCCTGCTTTGAGCCTGCTGCGCCAGGAGTGCCAGCTGTACGTGCTGGAACTGTCGAGCTTCCAACTGGAAACCACTTACAGCCTGCACGCGGCGGCGGCGACCATTTTGAACGTCACCGAAGATCATATGGATCGCTATCCGTTTGGGCTGCAGCAATACCGTGCAGCCAAGCTGAAGGTCTATGAAAATGCCAGCCTGTGCGTGGTCAATGCCGATGACGCATTGACGATGCCGATTCGCGGGGCGGATCAACGTTGCATCAGCTTTGGCGCCGATGTGGGCGACTATCACCTGAACCGCCAACTGGGCGAAACCTGGTTGCGCGTGCGCGGTGAGAAAATCTTGAACACCCGCGAAATGAAGCTGACTGGCCGCCATAACTACACCAATGCGTTGGCGGCGCTGGCACTGGCCGATGCGGTGAACATCCCGCGTGCTTCCAGCCTGAAAGCACTGACCACTTATACCGGCTTAGCGCACCGCTTCCAATTGGCCTGGGAACATAACGGCGTTCGCTGGATTAACGATTCTAAAGCTACCAACGTTGGCAGTACCGAAGCGGCGTTGAATGGTCTGCAGGTGGACGGCACCTTGCATCTGCTGTTGGGCGGCGACGGCAAATCGGCCGATTTCTCCCCGCTGGCGCGCTACCTGCAAGGCGATAACGTTCGCCTTTACTGCTTCGGCCGCGATGGCGAACAGTTGGCTCAGCTGCGGCCGGAGGTCGCTACGCTGACCGAGACCATGGAACAGGCGATGCAGACGATAGCCGGCCGGGTGCAGCCTGGCGATATGGTGTTGCTGTCACCCGCCTGTGCCAGCCTGGATCAGTTCCGCAATTTTGAAGTACGCGGCGACGAGTTTGCCCGTTTGGCACAGGAGCTTGGCGGATGA
- the ftsW gene encoding cell division protein FtsW — MRLPNFGLTELFKNWVAGSRDNDSANMVLYDRTLLWLTFGLAIIGFVMVTSASMPIGQRLADDPFLFAKRDALYLGLAFGLSMVTLRIPMEVWQRYSNIMLLLSIVMLLIVLVVGSSVNGASRWISLGPLRIQPAELSKLSLFCYLASYLVRKVEEVRSNFWGFCKPMGVMVVLAVLLLAQPDLGTVVVLFITTLAMLFLAGAKMWQFLAIIGSGAFAVVLLIIAEPYRMRRVTSFWNPWADPFGSGYQLTQSLMAFGRGEFWGQGLGNSVQKLEYLPEAHTDFIFSILGEELGYIGVVFALLMVFCVAFRAMSIGRRALELDQRFSGFLACSIGVWFSFQALVNVGAAAGMLPTKGLTLPLISYGGSSLLIMSTAIVLLLRIDYETRLAKAQAFVKR, encoded by the coding sequence CTGCGCTTGCCGAACTTCGGGCTGACAGAGCTCTTTAAAAACTGGGTAGCGGGATCGCGAGATAACGATTCGGCCAATATGGTGCTGTACGACCGTACCCTGCTGTGGCTGACCTTTGGGTTGGCCATTATTGGTTTTGTGATGGTGACTTCGGCTTCGATGCCGATCGGTCAGCGCCTGGCGGACGATCCATTCTTGTTCGCCAAGCGTGACGCGCTGTATCTCGGGCTGGCGTTCGGTCTGTCGATGGTGACCTTGCGCATTCCGATGGAAGTCTGGCAGCGCTATAGCAACATCATGCTGCTGCTGTCGATCGTGATGCTGTTGATCGTATTGGTGGTCGGCAGCTCGGTAAACGGGGCATCGCGCTGGATCTCGCTGGGGCCGCTGCGTATTCAGCCGGCAGAGCTGTCCAAGCTGTCGCTGTTTTGTTACCTGGCGAGTTATCTGGTGCGCAAAGTAGAAGAGGTGCGCAGCAACTTTTGGGGCTTCTGCAAGCCGATGGGCGTCATGGTGGTGTTGGCCGTGCTGCTGCTGGCTCAGCCGGATCTGGGTACCGTGGTGGTGCTGTTTATCACCACGCTGGCGATGCTGTTCCTGGCCGGCGCGAAAATGTGGCAATTCCTGGCGATTATCGGTTCCGGAGCCTTCGCGGTGGTGCTGTTGATCATCGCCGAACCTTACCGTATGCGCCGTGTCACCTCGTTCTGGAACCCGTGGGCCGATCCGTTCGGCAGCGGCTACCAGTTGACCCAGTCGCTGATGGCCTTTGGTCGTGGTGAATTCTGGGGGCAAGGGCTGGGTAATTCGGTGCAGAAACTCGAGTATTTGCCGGAAGCGCACACCGACTTTATCTTCTCGATTTTAGGCGAAGAACTGGGCTATATCGGTGTGGTTTTCGCATTGTTAATGGTATTCTGCGTCGCTTTTCGTGCTATGTCGATTGGCCGTCGTGCGCTGGAGCTTGATCAGCGCTTTTCTGGCTTTTTGGCCTGCTCCATCGGCGTGTGGTTCAGCTTCCAGGCGCTGGTCAACGTCGGCGCGGCTGCCGGTATGCTGCCGACCAAAGGTCTGACGCTGCCGCTGATCAGTTACGGCGGTTCGAGCCTGTTGATTATGTCGACGGCGATCGTGCTGTTGCTGCGTATTGATTATGAAACGCGTCTGGCTAAAGCCCAGGCGTTTGTGAAGAGGTAA
- the murG gene encoding undecaprenyldiphospho-muramoylpentapeptide beta-N-acetylglucosaminyltransferase gives MSGKPKRLMVMAGGTGGHVFPGLAVAHHLMAQGWQVRWLGTADRMEADLVPKHGIEIDFIRISGLRGKGLKAQLSAPLRIWQAVRQAKAIMRSYQPDVVLGMGGYVSGPGGLAAWLCGIPVVLHEQNGIAGLTNRWLARIARKVLQAFPGAFPNADVVGNPVRTDVLALPLPAERLVGREGPIRVLVIGGSQGARVLNQTVPEVAARLGDRITLWHQVGKGALENVLRDYERVGQAQHKVTEFIDDMAAAYAWADVVVCRSGALTVSEIAAAGLPAIFVPFMHKDRQQYWNARPLEEAGAAKIIEQPQFNADVVAELLAGWDRPALLAMAEKARAVAIPDATERVAAELVRVAK, from the coding sequence ATGAGCGGGAAACCTAAGCGTTTAATGGTGATGGCAGGCGGTACCGGCGGACACGTATTCCCGGGGCTGGCGGTCGCACATCATCTGATGGCGCAGGGCTGGCAGGTGCGCTGGCTTGGAACCGCAGACCGAATGGAAGCCGATCTGGTGCCAAAGCACGGGATCGAGATTGATTTCATCCGTATTTCCGGCCTGCGCGGCAAAGGGCTGAAGGCCCAGTTGAGCGCGCCGCTGCGTATCTGGCAAGCCGTACGTCAGGCGAAGGCGATTATGCGCAGCTACCAACCGGACGTGGTGCTGGGAATGGGCGGTTACGTTTCCGGTCCTGGCGGTTTGGCCGCATGGCTTTGTGGCATCCCGGTGGTGCTGCACGAACAAAACGGCATTGCCGGGCTGACCAACCGCTGGTTGGCGCGCATTGCCAGGAAAGTCCTGCAGGCCTTCCCTGGCGCGTTCCCCAATGCGGACGTGGTGGGCAACCCGGTACGCACCGACGTATTGGCGCTGCCGCTGCCGGCAGAGCGATTGGTGGGGCGTGAAGGACCCATTCGCGTGCTGGTGATTGGCGGCAGTCAGGGTGCCCGCGTGCTGAATCAGACAGTTCCTGAAGTCGCGGCGAGATTGGGCGATAGAATTACGCTCTGGCATCAGGTAGGCAAAGGTGCGCTGGAAAATGTGTTGCGCGACTACGAGAGGGTAGGGCAGGCGCAGCACAAGGTGACCGAGTTTATTGATGACATGGCGGCCGCATACGCCTGGGCTGATGTCGTGGTGTGTCGCTCCGGTGCACTGACGGTCAGTGAGATCGCTGCGGCGGGGCTGCCTGCGATATTTGTGCCTTTCATGCACAAAGACCGCCAGCAGTACTGGAATGCCCGCCCGCTGGAAGAAGCGGGCGCGGCGAAGATTATCGAACAACCGCAGTTTAACGCTGATGTGGTGGCGGAACTGCTGGCTGGCTGGGATCGTCCGGCGCTGTTGGCGATGGCCGAAAAGGCCCGTGCAGTGGCCATTCCGGATGCTACCGAGCGCGTAGCGGCGGAGCTGGTGCGCGTCGCCAAATAA